CGTCGACGCCGACGAGATCCGCGCTCGCGACGTCGGGTTCCGACGTTTGGCGGGATACATATTCGGCGGCAATCGGCGCGACCAGACGATCTCGATGACGGCACCCGTCACGCAGCGGTCAAGCCGGCGCGGCGAACAGATCGCGATGACCGCACCGGTGGTCCAGTCCGCCGGCACCGACAGCGGCTGGCTAATCCGATTTTTCATGCCCGCGAAGTGGACGCTGGAGACCCTCCCCGCTCCGAACGACGATCAGGTCCACCTCGCCACCGTGCCGCCCGCGACCGTCGCGGTGTTGCGGTTCAGCGGTGACCGCGGCGCCAAGGCGGTCAGCACCCGCACCGATGAACTCGTGCAGATATTGCAGGGCAGAGGGATTCAGCCAACGGGAGATGCCGAGGCGTGGTTCTATGACCCGCCCTGGACGTTGCCGATGCTGCGCCGAAACGAGATCGCAATTCCCGTCGATCCGGCGTCCGCGCCCAACTAGCCGCCATGGAACGGTATTTCGGCCCGTTCGTGGTGGTGGCGGGGATTCTCATTGTGCTGCTGGGCATTTTGGTGTGGACCGGTGGGCTGTCGTGGTTCGGCCGCCTCCCTGGTGACATCCGCATCGAGCGCGGAAACGTACGCATTTACGTTCCGCTGGTATCGATGCTGCTGGTCTCCGTCGCGGCGACGCTCGTGCTGTCGATCGTGCGCTACCTGTTTCGTCGCTGAGCCGGTTGGGGTTTCGCGTGATGGATCATGACGACCAGAAACTGGACGCTCGGCTGCTGACTGGTGTGTCGGAAACTGCGCTGCTGACGCTGTACGGACGGGCATACCACGCCGCGCAGCCGGACCCGATCATCGACGACCCGATGGCGATCCGCCTCGTCGACTCCATCGACTTCAACTTCGAAAAGTTCGGGCGCAGGGGCCAGGAGATGGCGCTGCGCTCACTGGCCGTCGACCGATGCGCGATCGACTACCTCACCGCGCATCCGAAGGCGACCGTCGTCGCGCTCGCGGAAGGCTTCCAGACGTCCTTCTGGCGCTTGGACCGCGCCCTGCCCGAAGCGCGATTCATGTGGGTCTCGGTGGACCTGCCGCCGGTCGTCGAACTCCGGCAGCGCCTGCTGCCGCATTCCCCACGAATCACTCATCTCGCACAATCCGCCCTCGACTACACCTGGATCGACAAGGTCGACACCGGCAACGGCGTGTTCGTCACCGCCGAGGGCCTGTTGATGTACCTGCAACCCGACCAGGCGCTCGGACTGATCACCCAGTGCGCCAAGAGCTTTCCCGGTGGCCGGATGTTCTTCGACCTACCGCCGACCGTCGTCAAGAAGATAGCCCGCAACGGCCTGCGTTCCTCGAAGCGCTACCGGGTGCCGCCGATGCCGTTCAGCCTCTCGGTGCGTCAACTGGCGAAGCTGGCGAATACCGTGCCCGGGATCCGTGCGGTGCACGACGTGCCGATGCCCGCGGGACGGGGGTTGTTCTTCGGCAAGCTGTACCCCGCCTTCTGGCGGTTCCCGCCGGCGAAGCCCTATCGCGGCGTCTTCGCCCTGCTCGAATTCGGGTGAGGGTCAGCCGACCTTGACCACCAGCTTGCCGACGTTCTTGCCGTCGAAGAGCATGTTGATCGCCGTCGGCAACTGCTCGAAGCCCTCGACGACGGTCTCGAGCGGCGTGAGCTTGCCCGCCTCGATCAGGCCGGCGATCTCGCCGATCGCTTCCGACGCGCGCCCGAAGTGGTCGAGGACGATGAAGCCGCGCAGGGTCGCGCGCTGGATGAGCAGGTTCCCGAACGCGCGCGGGCCCGGAGGGGGGTCCTCCGCGTTGTAGCCGGATATCAGGCCGCACAGCGCGACGCGGGCACCGATGTTGAGGCGCGTGAAGATCGCGTCCATCAGGTCACCGCCGACGTTCTCGAAGTCCACGTCGATGCCGTGGGGTGTCGCCGCGGCCAGCTGGGCGGCCCAGTCGGCGGCGCGGTGGTCGACGGCCGCGTCGAAGCCCAGCCGTTCGGTG
This genomic interval from Mycobacterium sp. SMC-2 contains the following:
- a CDS encoding heme-binding protein — protein: MMNPLKLAEQVAGSVLAVGGIRVGTEEPKYTRHRLTDTVEIRRYGPRIAAETTVDADEIRARDVGFRRLAGYIFGGNRRDQTISMTAPVTQRSSRRGEQIAMTAPVVQSAGTDSGWLIRFFMPAKWTLETLPAPNDDQVHLATVPPATVAVLRFSGDRGAKAVSTRTDELVQILQGRGIQPTGDAEAWFYDPPWTLPMLRRNEIAIPVDPASAPN
- a CDS encoding DUF2905 domain-containing protein yields the protein MERYFGPFVVVAGILIVLLGILVWTGGLSWFGRLPGDIRIERGNVRIYVPLVSMLLVSVAATLVLSIVRYLFRR
- a CDS encoding class I SAM-dependent methyltransferase, with the protein product MDHDDQKLDARLLTGVSETALLTLYGRAYHAAQPDPIIDDPMAIRLVDSIDFNFEKFGRRGQEMALRSLAVDRCAIDYLTAHPKATVVALAEGFQTSFWRLDRALPEARFMWVSVDLPPVVELRQRLLPHSPRITHLAQSALDYTWIDKVDTGNGVFVTAEGLLMYLQPDQALGLITQCAKSFPGGRMFFDLPPTVVKKIARNGLRSSKRYRVPPMPFSLSVRQLAKLANTVPGIRAVHDVPMPAGRGLFFGKLYPAFWRFPPAKPYRGVFALLEFG